The stretch of DNA TCAGGAAGGTATTTATAAGTTAAAGAGTTTATAATTGAAGTTTCGTGAAAAAGCGACAATTCTATAAGATATATGGAGGAAAAATGAAAAAAAGTGTTCTAGCAATTATGGTAGGTGCGTTGTGTATTATTCTTTCCAGCTGTCAGGAAACACCAGAGGAGAGTTCGGTAGTCAGCAAAGTGGATGGGATTAGCGAGGCGGCTGTCTGTGAACCTCTTAAAAAAGGAGAAAAGAGAGAGACAAATGTTCCAACGCATTGGAAATTTGAAGAAAAGAAAAGCAACGACCGTGTGGTTATCCAGGCAGATATTAAGTTGGGCGAACAAAGCATTGGCAATCTTCCAGTCATAGAGATGCAAAATCACGAGTTAACGCAGGAAGAACTGAATGGATTGATTGATTATTTTACGGACGGTGAGGAACTATATATGCCACAGATGGTGACAAAGGATGCGTATCAGGAAGTGTTAGACAGGATTTCCAGCAAGGAAGGAAGTTACTTGCAATCAGCATATTCTACATCGATTGCAGGGATTCAAAACGCAACCCGAGAGGGGATGGAGCTTGCACCGGATGAAGCGTCTGCACCGGAAAAGATGGAGATAAAATTTCAAAAAAAAACAGAGGATCACGGTGTGGAAGCGGCACGGAGTTGGATGAGTACTGAATTGGAAAACACAGATACAGAGGATTATTTTACTGCAGATGTGGGCGAGGACAGGAAGGCATATATAGAAGCAGAGCGGTATAATCAGGAAATTGACAATGACAGTAGTTTTCTCTGGATGGAGGGTTCTAATTTTATAGAAGAAGAAACAATAGAAACTGAGGAAATGCAGAGTGAGTATTACAGTAGCTTTGGCATGGATACCAACGGCTATACAGAGAAATTTCATGAACTGGCAGATGCGTATCGAAAGTGCATGGACAAGATCACCTTTACAGAGGAAGATGGAAAGGAACAGGCAGAACAAGTTTTAGAGGATTTAGGTATCGATGGAATGGGCCTTGTAGATTCTGATCGTACCGTGTGGTTCCCGAATGGCGCATGTTCAGAGCGCAATGGTCTGGGACTTGGTAGTGATGCTTTGTGGCAGGGAGATCTGGATAGAGGATTACCGGGATATCTGTATTGTTTTTCGAAAAGTGTAGAGGGTATTACTTCAGTTCCTGATGGCGTGGTTGCGGAAGAAACAGTGGATAGTTATGTGCCTCCGTTCCAGGTAGAAACAATCTCTATTCTGATAACAGAGGAAGGAATTAAATATTTTAAATGGGATGGGATATCGGAAGAAGTCTGTACGGTGACGGAAAATACAAAGCTTCTGCCTTTTGAAAAAATACAGGCAAAGCTGACAGATCAGATTT from Blautia sp. SC05B48 encodes:
- a CDS encoding DUF6034 family protein; amino-acid sequence: MKKSVLAIMVGALCIILSSCQETPEESSVVSKVDGISEAAVCEPLKKGEKRETNVPTHWKFEEKKSNDRVVIQADIKLGEQSIGNLPVIEMQNHELTQEELNGLIDYFTDGEELYMPQMVTKDAYQEVLDRISSKEGSYLQSAYSTSIAGIQNATREGMELAPDEASAPEKMEIKFQKKTEDHGVEAARSWMSTELENTDTEDYFTADVGEDRKAYIEAERYNQEIDNDSSFLWMEGSNFIEEETIETEEMQSEYYSSFGMDTNGYTEKFHELADAYRKCMDKITFTEEDGKEQAEQVLEDLGIDGMGLVDSDRTVWFPNGACSERNGLGLGSDALWQGDLDRGLPGYLYCFSKSVEGITSVPDGVVAEETVDSYVPPFQVETISILITEEGIKYFKWDGISEEVCTVTENTKLLPFEKIQAKLTDQIFYWYSGKGQSANDTTALEYDVVNAKLQYTYTTAYQEPKHAWLVPAWIFTVRESIGGNSLQELSYVINAYDGSVIGEAY